One genomic window of Vigna radiata var. radiata cultivar VC1973A unplaced genomic scaffold, Vradiata_ver6 scaffold_154, whole genome shotgun sequence includes the following:
- the LOC106752563 gene encoding putative calcium-transporting ATPase 11, plasma membrane-type: MEKTLLKDFELQHKNPSVEALRRWRSAVTLVKNRRRRFRMVADLDKRDEAQQIRQGIKEKIRIALYVQKAALQFIDAGNRVEYKLPSDVRESGFCIHPEEIASIVRGHDNKILNNIGGVEAIARKLSVSVDGGVSEESINRRQEIYGFNRFTEKPSRSFLMFVWDALQDLTLIILIVCAVVSLGVGIATEGWPKGTYDGVGIILSIFLVVTVTAVSDYKQYLQFRDLDKEKKKIFVQVTRDGKRQKISIYDIVVGDVVHLSTGDQVPADGLFISGYFLLIDESSLSGESEPVNVNEEKPFLLSGTKVQDGQGKMIVTTVGMRTEWGKLMETINEGGEDETPLQVKLNGVATIIGKIGLTFAILTFVVLIIRFLVEKAQNGEFANWSMADALKLLDFFAIAVTIIVVAVPEGLPLAVTLSLAFAMKKLMNDKALVRHLSACETMGSASCICTDKTGTLTTNRMVVTKTWICEKAMQITGNECADELKTCTPEGVQNILLQAIFQNTSAEVVKDKDGKNTILGTPTESALLEFGCLLGADFDAYAQRKMYKILKVEPFNSVRKKMSVLVGLPDGGVRAFCKGASEIILKICNKIIDCNGEVVDLPDEQANNVLSIINDFASEALRTLCLAFKDINEIHGEANIPDSGYTLIALVGIKDPVRPGVKEAVQTCKAAGITIRMVTGDNIHTAEAIAKECGILTEGGVAVEGPTFRDLSSEEMMDTIPRIQVMARSLPLDKYKLVNNLRSMFGDVVAVTGDGTNDAPALREADIGLAMGIAGTEVAKENADVIILDDNFTTILNVVKWGRSVYINIQKFVQFQLTVNVVALVINFFSACITGSAPLTAVQLLWVNLIMDTLGALALATEPPNDGLLKRPPVARGANFITKPMWRNIIGQSIYQLIILAILNFDGERLLGISGSDATEVLNTLIFNTFVFCQVFNEINSRDIEKINVFRGMFDSWIFLSIIFATVAFQVVIVEFLGTFASTVPLNWQFWVLSVLIGAVSIPIAAILKCIPVERDNSKQHHDGYEALPSGPELA, translated from the exons GAAAAAATTCGAATTGCTCTCTATGTTCAAAAGGCAGCATTACAATTTATCGATG CTGGTAATCGAGTTGAATACAAGCTACCGAGTGACGTGAGAGAGTCTGGTTTTTGTATTCATCCGGAGGAGATTGCTTCTATTGTTCGTGGCCACGATAACAAGATCTTAAATAATATTGGTGGAGTTGAAGCCATCGCAAGGAAACTGTCAGTTTCAGTGGATGGAGGTGTTAGTGAAGAGAGTATAAATAGACGACAAGAGATTTATGGATTCAATCGTTTTACAGAAAAACCTTCTAGATCGTTCCTGATGTTTGTGTGGGATGCACTGCAGGACTTAACTTTGATCATTCTCATTGTTTGTGCTGTAGTTTCTTTAGGTGTAGGGATAGCCACTGAAGGGTGGCCAAAGGGAACGTATGATGGTGTGGGCATCATACTCAGTATATTCTTAGTAGTCACAGTTACAGCTGTCAGTGATTACAAGCAATACCTGCAGTTCAGGGATTTGgacaaagagaagaaaaagatatttgttCAGGTCACTAGGGATGGGAAAAGGCAGAAGATCTCAATTTATGATATAGTAGTTGGTGATGTTGTTCATTTATCAACTGGAGATCAAGTTCCAGCAGATGGACTTTTTATATCAGGATACTTTTTGCTCATTGATGAATCGAGTTTGTCAGGTGAGAGCGAACCAGTAAatgtaaatgaagaaaaaccGTTTCTTCTTTCAGGAACCAAAGTGCAGGATGGTCAGGGGAAGATGATAGTTACAACTGTTGGCATGAGGACTGAATGGGGAAAATTGATGGAAACTATTAACGAGGGAGGAGAGGATGAGACCCCGTTGCAGGTTAAGTTAAACGGAGTTGCTACTATCATTGGTAAAATTGGTTTGACATTTGCCATTCTGACATTTGTGGTATTGATCATAAGGTTTCTGGTTGAAAAAGCACAAAATGGTGAGTTTGCCAACTGGTCAATGGCTGATGCACTGAAGTTACTGGACTTCTTTGCTATTGCTGTAACCATAATAGTTGTTGCTGTTCCTGAAGGATTGCCACTGGCTGTGACACTCAGTCTTGCTTTTGcaatgaaaaaattaatgaatgacAAGGCACTTGTAAGACATCTTTCTGCTTGTGAGACTATGGGTTCAGCTAGTTGCATTTGCACAGATAAGACAGGGACACTGACCACTAACCGAATGGTGGTTACTAAGACATGGATATGCGAAAAAGCAATGCAGATAACAGGTAACGAGTGTGCAGACGAACTGAAAACATGTACACCTGAAGGAGTTCAAAACATCCTTTTACAGgctatatttcaaaatacatctgCTGAAGTAGTTAAGGATAAAGATGGAAAGAACACAATATTGGGGACCCCAACAGAATCGGCATTATTGGAATTTGGCTGCCTTTTAGGTGCTGATTTTGATGCCTATGCGCAGCGTAAAATGTACAAGATACTCAAAGTTGAGCCATTCAATTCAGTCCGAAAGAAAATGTCTGTGCTTGTGGGTCTTCCTGATGGGGGGGTCCGAGCATTCTGCAAAGGTGCAtcagaaataatattaaagatttgTAACAAAATTATTGATTGCAATGGGGAAGTTGTTGATCTTCCCGACGAGCAGGCAAATAATGTCTTAagtattataaatgattttgctTCCGAAGCTTTGAGAACTCTTTGTTTGGCCTTCAAAGATATAAACGAAATACACGGGGAAGCCAACATTCCTGATAGTGGCTATACTCTAATAGCATTAGTAGGAATCAAGGATCCTGTACGCCCTGGAGTTAAGGAAGCTGTTCAAACTTGTAAAGCTGCTGGAATAACTATCCGCATGGTTACTGGTGATAACATACATACAGCAGAAGCTATAGCCAAAGAATGCGGTATACTTACTGAGGGTGGTGTAGCCGTAGAAGGTCCAACGTTTCGTGACCTTTCTTCCGAGGAAATGATGGATACCATACCTAGGATCCAG GTGATGGCACGATCCTTACCGCTCGACAAGTATAAGTTGGTAAACAATTTGAGGAGTATGTTTGGTGATGTTGTTGCTGTTACTGGTGATGGAACTAATGATGCTCCAGCACTTCGTGAGGCAGACATTGGACTTGCAATGGGCATAGCAGGAACTGAG GTTGCAAAAGAAAACGCTGATGTCATTATCCTGGATGATAACTTCACGACTATTCTGAATGTTGTCAAATGGGGACGTTCAGTATAcataaacatccaaaaatttgtGCAGTTTCAATTGACAGTTAATGTTGTTGCTCTGgttatcaatttcttttctgcATGTATCACAG GATCTGCTCCACTCACAGCTGTTCAGTTGCTTTGGGTGAACTTGATCATGGACACTCTTGGTGCATTAGCCCTAGCTACTGAACCTCCTAACGATGGTCTTTTGAAAAGACCTCCTGTTGCAAGGGGAGCAAACTTCATCACCAAACCTATGTGGAGGAATATCATTGGTCAAAGTATATACCAATTAATTATCCTTGCGATTCTTAATTTTGACGGGGAGAGGCTCCTCGGAATTAGTGGTTCGGATGCAACAGAAGTTCTCAACACTCTGATATTTAACACCTTTGTATTTTGCCAG GTGTTCAATGAGATAAACAGCAGagatattgaaaagataaacgTATTCAGAGGCATGTTTGACAGCTGGATATTTTTGTCGATAATTTTCGCCACTGTGGCATTTCAAGTGGTGATAGTTGAATTCCTGGGAACGTTTGCCAGCACCGTGCCTCTAAACTGGCAATTCTGGGTACTGAGCGTGTTAATCGGAGCAGTTAGCATTCCTATAGCTGCTATCCTAAAGTGCATCCCAGTTGAAAGAGATAACAGTAAGCAGCACCATGATGGTTATGAGGCATTGCCATCTGGTCCCGAGCTGGCATAA